A stretch of the Aegilops tauschii subsp. strangulata cultivar AL8/78 chromosome 4, Aet v6.0, whole genome shotgun sequence genome encodes the following:
- the LOC109753230 gene encoding phosphatidylinositol 4-phosphate 5-kinase 4 isoform X2, with protein sequence MHERARPGRGRRPCACRVSPMPPPGEDPDAAPSCSSSDTSEPQDQQRSERALSNGDLYLGQWRGGVPHGDGKYLWADGCMYEGEWRRGKATGRGRFSWPSGATYEGEFLDGFMHGAGTYVGAAGDSYRGAWAKNLEHGAGEKRYANGDCYDGEWRAGLPDGCGRYTWRDGTEYAGGWRAGLIHGRGALVWANGNRYDGGWEGGRPRGQGTFRWSDGSLYVGFWGREAPGGALHQKGVYYPSPGAAGETRTRDPREVFTRELPECVRSGTESQSALPSLRSLKWLARSVRGRVSSSSGRSNLSGGSNWGSDGDVKCELADDWKRRNSTREGRGLLPLPSPAPAPQVAKGAPLRVSKRQGETIAKGHKNYELMLNLQLGIRHAVGRQGQVILDLKSSAFDPKEKVWTKFPPEGSKYTPPHNSSDFKWKDYCPKVFRTLRKLFKVDPADYMLSLCGDDALRELSSPGKSGSFFYLTNDDRYMIKTMKKSEVKMLLKMLHAYYNHVRAFENTLVAKFFGLHCVKLAGANQKKVRFVIMGNLFCSDHTIHRRFDLKGSSLGRTTDKPQAEIDEYTTLKDLDLNFIFRLQKQWFEEFRRQVDKDCEFLEQEKIMDYSLLVGVHFRGAIDIDGDKPATPRVSRWDRNHFLSDPNSGEMAPLSGS encoded by the exons ATGCACGAGCGCGCCCGGCCAGGGCGCGGGAGACGACCGTGCGCGTGCCGCGTGTCACCGATGCCGCCCCCCGGCGAAGACCCCGACGCGGCGCCCTCGTGCAGCAGCTCCGACACTAGCGAGCCGCAGGACCAGCAGCGCTCGGAGCGGGCGCTCTCCAACGGAGATCTCTACCTGGGCCAGTGGCGCGGGGGCGTGCCACACGGCGACGGCAAGTACCTGTGGGCGGATGGCTGCATGTACGAGGGCGAGTGGCGCCGCGGCAAGGCCACCGGACGCGGGAGGTTCTCTTGGCCGTCGGGAGCCACCTACGAGGGCGAGTTCTTGGACGGGTTCATGCACGGCGCGGGAACCTACGTGGGCGCCGCGGGGGACAGCTACCGCGGCGCGTGGGCCAAGAACCTCGAGCACGGCGCCGGCGAGAAGCGATACGCCAACGGCGACTGCTACGACGGCGAGTGGCGGGCGGGGCTTCCGGACGGGTGTGGCCGCTACACCTGGCGCGATGGCACCGAGTACGCCGGCGGCTGGCGTGCGGGGCTCATCCACGGCCGCGGCGCCCTGGTCTGGGCGAACGGCAACCGCTACGATGGCGGCTGGGAGGGCGGCCGCCCGCGCGGACAGGGCACGTTCCGGTGGTCGGACGGCAGCCTGTACGTCGGGTTCTGGGGCCGGGAGGCCCCCGGCGGCGCCCTGCACCAGAAGGGCGTGTACTACCCATCCCCGGGGGCGGCAGGCGAGACGAGGACGCGCGACCCGAGGGAGGTGTTCACGAGGGAGCTGCCGGAGTGTGTGCGCTCTGGTACGGAAAGCCAGTCGGCGCTACCGTCACTGAGGTCTCTAAAATGGCTGGCGCGGTCGGTCAGGGGGCGCGTGAGCTCGTCGTCGGGCCGGAGCAATCTTTCGGGTGGGAGTAATTGGGGTTCCGATGGAGACGTCAAGTGCGAGCTTGCTGACGACTGGAAGCGTCGTAACAGTACGAGGGAGGGTAGGGGGCTCCTGCCGCTCCCTTCGCCGGCGCCAGCGCCACAAGTAGCCAAGGGTGCACCGCTGCGGGTGTCGAAGCGGCAGGGGGAGACCATTGCCAAGGGGCACAAGAACTACGAGCTCATGCTCAACCTGCAGTTGGGCATCAG GCATGCAGTAGGAAGGCAAGGTCAGGTTATACTAGATCTGAAATCATCAGCATTTGACCCAAAGGAAAAAGTATGGACAAAATTCCCCCCAGAAGGCTCGAAATATACCCCTCCACACAATTCTAGTGATTTCAAATGGAAAGATTACTGCCCAAAGGTGTTCCG GACATTGCGCAAGCTGTTCAAGGTCGATCCAGCTGACTATATGCTATCTCTGTGTGGAGATGATGCTCTACGTGAGCTCTCATCCCCTGGTAAGAGTGGAAGCTTCTTTTACTTGACAAACGACGATCGATACATGATAAAGACAATGAAGAAATCTGAAGTAAAG ATGCTTCTGAAGATGCTTCATGCTTATTACAATCATGTCCGTGCATTTGAGAATACCCTAGTGGCAAAGTTTTTTGGTCTACACTGTGTGAAGTTGGCTGGAGCAAACCAGAAGAAG GTTCGTTTTGTCATAATGGGGAACCTGTTCTGCTCCGATCACACTATTCATAGGCGGTTTGATCTGAAAGGATCATCTCTTGGCCGGACAACTGACAAGCCACAGGCAGAGATTGATGAGTATACAACTCTGAAagatcttgatcttaattttatCTTTCGGTTGCAAAAACAATGGTTTGAAGAGTTCCGAAG GCAAGTGGACAAAGACTGTGAGTTTCTGGAGCAGGAGAAGATTATGGATTACAGTCTCTTGGTGGGCGTACATTTTAGAG GTGCCATTGACATCGATGGTGACAAACCTGCCACACCCCGCGTTTCAAGATGGGACAGGAATCACTTTCTTTCTGATCCAAACAG TGGTGAGATGGCCCCACTCAGTGGCAGCTGA
- the LOC109753230 gene encoding phosphatidylinositol 4-phosphate 5-kinase 4 isoform X1 codes for MHERARPGRGRRPCACRVSPMPPPGEDPDAAPSCSSSDTSEPQDQQRSERALSNGDLYLGQWRGGVPHGDGKYLWADGCMYEGEWRRGKATGRGRFSWPSGATYEGEFLDGFMHGAGTYVGAAGDSYRGAWAKNLEHGAGEKRYANGDCYDGEWRAGLPDGCGRYTWRDGTEYAGGWRAGLIHGRGALVWANGNRYDGGWEGGRPRGQGTFRWSDGSLYVGFWGREAPGGALHQKGVYYPSPGAAGETRTRDPREVFTRELPECVRSGTESQSALPSLRSLKWLARSVRGRVSSSSGRSNLSGGSNWGSDGDVKCELADDWKRRNSTREGRGLLPLPSPAPAPQVAKGAPLRVSKRQGETIAKGHKNYELMLNLQLGIRHAVGRQGQVILDLKSSAFDPKEKVWTKFPPEGSKYTPPHNSSDFKWKDYCPKVFRTLRKLFKVDPADYMLSLCGDDALRELSSPGKSGSFFYLTNDDRYMIKTMKKSEVKMLLKMLHAYYNHVRAFENTLVAKFFGLHCVKLAGANQKKVRFVIMGNLFCSDHTIHRRFDLKGSSLGRTTDKPQAEIDEYTTLKDLDLNFIFRLQKQWFEEFRRQVDKDCEFLEQEKIMDYSLLVGVHFRGAIDIDGDKPATPRVSRWDRNHFLSDPNRWCKIKLGANMLSRAELTVRKNDSDVIGEPTGEYCDVILYFGIIDILQDYDIGKKIEHAYKSFQYDSTSISAVDPRQYSRRFKDFIYKAFQEDRVDS; via the exons ATGCACGAGCGCGCCCGGCCAGGGCGCGGGAGACGACCGTGCGCGTGCCGCGTGTCACCGATGCCGCCCCCCGGCGAAGACCCCGACGCGGCGCCCTCGTGCAGCAGCTCCGACACTAGCGAGCCGCAGGACCAGCAGCGCTCGGAGCGGGCGCTCTCCAACGGAGATCTCTACCTGGGCCAGTGGCGCGGGGGCGTGCCACACGGCGACGGCAAGTACCTGTGGGCGGATGGCTGCATGTACGAGGGCGAGTGGCGCCGCGGCAAGGCCACCGGACGCGGGAGGTTCTCTTGGCCGTCGGGAGCCACCTACGAGGGCGAGTTCTTGGACGGGTTCATGCACGGCGCGGGAACCTACGTGGGCGCCGCGGGGGACAGCTACCGCGGCGCGTGGGCCAAGAACCTCGAGCACGGCGCCGGCGAGAAGCGATACGCCAACGGCGACTGCTACGACGGCGAGTGGCGGGCGGGGCTTCCGGACGGGTGTGGCCGCTACACCTGGCGCGATGGCACCGAGTACGCCGGCGGCTGGCGTGCGGGGCTCATCCACGGCCGCGGCGCCCTGGTCTGGGCGAACGGCAACCGCTACGATGGCGGCTGGGAGGGCGGCCGCCCGCGCGGACAGGGCACGTTCCGGTGGTCGGACGGCAGCCTGTACGTCGGGTTCTGGGGCCGGGAGGCCCCCGGCGGCGCCCTGCACCAGAAGGGCGTGTACTACCCATCCCCGGGGGCGGCAGGCGAGACGAGGACGCGCGACCCGAGGGAGGTGTTCACGAGGGAGCTGCCGGAGTGTGTGCGCTCTGGTACGGAAAGCCAGTCGGCGCTACCGTCACTGAGGTCTCTAAAATGGCTGGCGCGGTCGGTCAGGGGGCGCGTGAGCTCGTCGTCGGGCCGGAGCAATCTTTCGGGTGGGAGTAATTGGGGTTCCGATGGAGACGTCAAGTGCGAGCTTGCTGACGACTGGAAGCGTCGTAACAGTACGAGGGAGGGTAGGGGGCTCCTGCCGCTCCCTTCGCCGGCGCCAGCGCCACAAGTAGCCAAGGGTGCACCGCTGCGGGTGTCGAAGCGGCAGGGGGAGACCATTGCCAAGGGGCACAAGAACTACGAGCTCATGCTCAACCTGCAGTTGGGCATCAG GCATGCAGTAGGAAGGCAAGGTCAGGTTATACTAGATCTGAAATCATCAGCATTTGACCCAAAGGAAAAAGTATGGACAAAATTCCCCCCAGAAGGCTCGAAATATACCCCTCCACACAATTCTAGTGATTTCAAATGGAAAGATTACTGCCCAAAGGTGTTCCG GACATTGCGCAAGCTGTTCAAGGTCGATCCAGCTGACTATATGCTATCTCTGTGTGGAGATGATGCTCTACGTGAGCTCTCATCCCCTGGTAAGAGTGGAAGCTTCTTTTACTTGACAAACGACGATCGATACATGATAAAGACAATGAAGAAATCTGAAGTAAAG ATGCTTCTGAAGATGCTTCATGCTTATTACAATCATGTCCGTGCATTTGAGAATACCCTAGTGGCAAAGTTTTTTGGTCTACACTGTGTGAAGTTGGCTGGAGCAAACCAGAAGAAG GTTCGTTTTGTCATAATGGGGAACCTGTTCTGCTCCGATCACACTATTCATAGGCGGTTTGATCTGAAAGGATCATCTCTTGGCCGGACAACTGACAAGCCACAGGCAGAGATTGATGAGTATACAACTCTGAAagatcttgatcttaattttatCTTTCGGTTGCAAAAACAATGGTTTGAAGAGTTCCGAAG GCAAGTGGACAAAGACTGTGAGTTTCTGGAGCAGGAGAAGATTATGGATTACAGTCTCTTGGTGGGCGTACATTTTAGAG GTGCCATTGACATCGATGGTGACAAACCTGCCACACCCCGCGTTTCAAGATGGGACAGGAATCACTTTCTTTCTGATCCAAACAG GTGGTGTAAGATTAAACTTGGGGCGAATATGCTGTCAAGAGCTGAACTGACAGTCCGAAAGAACGACAGTGATGTTATTGGAGAGCCAACTGGGGAATACTGTGATGTTATATTGTATTTTGGAATAATAGACATACTTCAAGACTACGATATAGGCAAAAAGATTGAGCATGCATACAAATCATTCCAATATGACTCGACATCCATTTCAGCGGTAGATCCAAGACAGTACTCCAGGCGCTTTAAAGATTTCATATACAAAGCATTCCAAGAAGACAGAGTAGACAGCTAA
- the LOC109753230 gene encoding phosphatidylinositol 4-phosphate 5-kinase 4 isoform X3: MHERARPGRGRRPCACRVSPMPPPGEDPDAAPSCSSSDTSEPQDQQRSERALSNGDLYLGQWRGGVPHGDGKYLWADGCMYEGEWRRGKATGRGRFSWPSGATYEGEFLDGFMHGAGTYVGAAGDSYRGAWAKNLEHGAGEKRYANGDCYDGEWRAGLPDGCGRYTWRDGTEYAGGWRAGLIHGRGALVWANGNRYDGGWEGGRPRGQGTFRWSDGSLYVGFWGREAPGGALHQKGVYYPSPGAAGETRTRDPREVFTRELPECVRSGTESQSALPSLRSLKWLARSVRGRVSSSSGRSNLSGGSNWGSDGDVKCELADDWKRRNSTREGRGLLPLPSPAPAPQVAKGAPLRVSKRQGETIAKGHKNYELMLNLQLGIRHAVGRQGQVILDLKSSAFDPKEKVWTKFPPEGSKYTPPHNSSDFKWKDYCPKVFRTLRKLFKVDPADYMLSLCGDDALRELSSPGKSGSFFYLTNDDRYMIKTMKKSEVKMLLKMLHAYYNHVRAFENTLVAKFFGLHCVKLAGANQKKVRFVIMGNLFCSDHTIHRRFDLKGSSLGRTTDKPQAEIDEYTTLKDLDLNFIFRLQKQWFEEFRRQVDKDCEFLEQEKIMDYSLLVGVHFRGAIDIDGDKPATPRVSRWDRNHFLSDPNSW; encoded by the exons ATGCACGAGCGCGCCCGGCCAGGGCGCGGGAGACGACCGTGCGCGTGCCGCGTGTCACCGATGCCGCCCCCCGGCGAAGACCCCGACGCGGCGCCCTCGTGCAGCAGCTCCGACACTAGCGAGCCGCAGGACCAGCAGCGCTCGGAGCGGGCGCTCTCCAACGGAGATCTCTACCTGGGCCAGTGGCGCGGGGGCGTGCCACACGGCGACGGCAAGTACCTGTGGGCGGATGGCTGCATGTACGAGGGCGAGTGGCGCCGCGGCAAGGCCACCGGACGCGGGAGGTTCTCTTGGCCGTCGGGAGCCACCTACGAGGGCGAGTTCTTGGACGGGTTCATGCACGGCGCGGGAACCTACGTGGGCGCCGCGGGGGACAGCTACCGCGGCGCGTGGGCCAAGAACCTCGAGCACGGCGCCGGCGAGAAGCGATACGCCAACGGCGACTGCTACGACGGCGAGTGGCGGGCGGGGCTTCCGGACGGGTGTGGCCGCTACACCTGGCGCGATGGCACCGAGTACGCCGGCGGCTGGCGTGCGGGGCTCATCCACGGCCGCGGCGCCCTGGTCTGGGCGAACGGCAACCGCTACGATGGCGGCTGGGAGGGCGGCCGCCCGCGCGGACAGGGCACGTTCCGGTGGTCGGACGGCAGCCTGTACGTCGGGTTCTGGGGCCGGGAGGCCCCCGGCGGCGCCCTGCACCAGAAGGGCGTGTACTACCCATCCCCGGGGGCGGCAGGCGAGACGAGGACGCGCGACCCGAGGGAGGTGTTCACGAGGGAGCTGCCGGAGTGTGTGCGCTCTGGTACGGAAAGCCAGTCGGCGCTACCGTCACTGAGGTCTCTAAAATGGCTGGCGCGGTCGGTCAGGGGGCGCGTGAGCTCGTCGTCGGGCCGGAGCAATCTTTCGGGTGGGAGTAATTGGGGTTCCGATGGAGACGTCAAGTGCGAGCTTGCTGACGACTGGAAGCGTCGTAACAGTACGAGGGAGGGTAGGGGGCTCCTGCCGCTCCCTTCGCCGGCGCCAGCGCCACAAGTAGCCAAGGGTGCACCGCTGCGGGTGTCGAAGCGGCAGGGGGAGACCATTGCCAAGGGGCACAAGAACTACGAGCTCATGCTCAACCTGCAGTTGGGCATCAG GCATGCAGTAGGAAGGCAAGGTCAGGTTATACTAGATCTGAAATCATCAGCATTTGACCCAAAGGAAAAAGTATGGACAAAATTCCCCCCAGAAGGCTCGAAATATACCCCTCCACACAATTCTAGTGATTTCAAATGGAAAGATTACTGCCCAAAGGTGTTCCG GACATTGCGCAAGCTGTTCAAGGTCGATCCAGCTGACTATATGCTATCTCTGTGTGGAGATGATGCTCTACGTGAGCTCTCATCCCCTGGTAAGAGTGGAAGCTTCTTTTACTTGACAAACGACGATCGATACATGATAAAGACAATGAAGAAATCTGAAGTAAAG ATGCTTCTGAAGATGCTTCATGCTTATTACAATCATGTCCGTGCATTTGAGAATACCCTAGTGGCAAAGTTTTTTGGTCTACACTGTGTGAAGTTGGCTGGAGCAAACCAGAAGAAG GTTCGTTTTGTCATAATGGGGAACCTGTTCTGCTCCGATCACACTATTCATAGGCGGTTTGATCTGAAAGGATCATCTCTTGGCCGGACAACTGACAAGCCACAGGCAGAGATTGATGAGTATACAACTCTGAAagatcttgatcttaattttatCTTTCGGTTGCAAAAACAATGGTTTGAAGAGTTCCGAAG GCAAGTGGACAAAGACTGTGAGTTTCTGGAGCAGGAGAAGATTATGGATTACAGTCTCTTGGTGGGCGTACATTTTAGAG GTGCCATTGACATCGATGGTGACAAACCTGCCACACCCCGCGTTTCAAGATGGGACAGGAATCACTTTCTTTCTGATCCAAACAG CTGGTAA